DNA sequence from the Entomomonas asaccharolytica genome:
TAAGTTAGATGATGCTGCGCGACAACGTTTAAAAGATGCAGCAAAACGTATTGATAGAACACCTCATTGGCTGATTAAGCAAGCAATTTTTAGTTATTTAGAAAAGATAGAACAGGGAGCATCAATTGATGACTTGCTAGGCGTTCAAGCTAATGCAGAAATAGATGAGTTACCTAATAATAACAATCCTGCAACAGTTGCAACTCAACCATTCTTAGAGTTCGCTGAAAGTATTCATCCTCAGTCAGTATTACGTGCTTCAATTACGGCTGCTTATCGTCGCCCTGAGCCAGAGATTATTCCTTTAATGCTTGAGCAAGCACGCTTTAGCCAGCAAGATGCACAGTCTGTTCATAAAATGGCTTTTGATATTGCCAATAAATTAAGGAATCAAAAAAGTGCAGGTGGCCGCTCTGGTTTAGTGCAAGGATTGTTACAAGAGTTCTCACTTTCATCGCATGAAGGTGTTGCTTTAATGTGTTTAGCAGAGGCACTGCTTCGTATTCCTGATAAACAAACACGAGATGCATTAATTCGCGATAAAATCAGTAAAGGGAATTGGCATCCGCATGTTGGCAAAAGCCAATCAACCTTTGTTAATGCAGCCACTTGGGGACTGTTAATCACAGGCAAATTAACTGCAACCCACAATGAAACAAAGTTAACCAGTTCTTTAAATCGTATTATTAGTAAAAGTGGTGAGCCACTTATTCGTAAAGGCGTGGATATGGCCATGCGTATGATGGGCGAACAATTTGTAACAGGTGAAACCATTGGCGAAGCATTAGCGAATGCAGGTAAGTATGAGGCCAAAGGTTTTAGATACTCTTATGATATGTTAGGCGAAGCCGCATTAACTAAAAAAGATGCGGATAACTACTATATCTCTTATGAGCAATCTATACATGCTATTGGGAAAGCTTCCAATGGCCGTGGCATTTATGAAGGCCCTGGTATTTCCATTAAACTTTCTGCATTACATCCTCGTTATAGCCGTGCTCAATATGATCGAGTAATGGAGGAGTTGTATCCGCAGTTACTGAACTTAACGTTATTAGCTAAACAATATGATGTAGGTATTAATATTGATGCTGAAGAGGCTGATCGTCTAGAGTTATCTTTAGATTTATTAGAAAAACTTTGTTTTGAACCTGCTTTAGCAGGTTGGAATGGTATTGGTTTTGTTATTCAGGCTTACCAAAAACGTTGTCCTTATGCAATTGATTATGTAATAGATTTAGCTCGACGTAGCCGTCATCGGTTGATGATACGCTTAGTAAAAGGTGCTTATTGGGATAGTGAAATTAAACGTGCACAATTGGATGGATTAGAAGGTTATCCTGTGTATACGCGTAAATGCTACACTGATATTTCTTATTTAGCCTGTGCTCGTAAATTATTAGCAGTACCTGAAGCAATTTTCCCTCAGTTTGCTACGCACAATGCGCATACCTTAGCGGCTATTTACCATATTGCGGGTAATAATTATTATCCTGGCCAATATGAGTTCCAATGTTTGCATGGTATGGGAGAGCCACTGTATGAGCAAGTAGTAGGTAAAACGGCTGATGGCAAATATAACCGTCCATGTCGGGTTTATGCACCTGTGGGAACACACGAAACATTGCTAGCCTATTTAGTCCGTCGTTTACTTGAGAACGGCGCTAATACTTCGTTTGTAAACCGTGTGGCAGACCAATCTATTTCCATTAATGAATTAATTGAAGATCCTGTGGAAACAATTGAAAAATTAGCTGATCATGAAGGGCAAATGGGCTTGCCCCACCCACGTATTCCTTTACCTGTAGAGCTTTATGGCGAAGGCCGTGCAAACTCTAGAGGAATTGATCTTTCTAACGAAAACCGTTTAGCTTCTCTTTCAAGTGCTTTATTAAATAGTGCTACTGAAGAGTGGGTAGCTGCCCCCATGTTAGGAGAAGATGTTACTTTAGGTAACGCACAACCAGTAACAAATCCTGCCAATCATAATGATATTGTGGGTAAAGTATATGAAGCAAGCGAACAAGATGTTGCTGTAGCATTGAGTTGTGCTGTAGCTACAGCTCCTATCTGGCAGTCCACACCACCACAAGAGCGGGCAGCTATTTTAGAGCGTGTTGCGGATCAGTATGAATTTGAAATGCAGACTTTAATTGGTGTGATTGTTCGAGAAGCAGGTAAAACCTATAGTAACGCTATTGCAGAGATTCGTGAAGCTGTAGACTTTTTACGTTACTATGCAGAACAAGCAAGAAATGATTTTGCTAATGAATCACATCGTCCTCTAGGCCCTGTTGTGTGTATTAGTCCATGGAACTTCCCAATGGCTATTTTTACAGGTCAAGTTGCTGCGGCATTAGCAGCAGGTAACACAGTTATTGCCAAGCCTGCTGAACAAACTCCATTAATTGCTGCACAAGCTATTCGTATTATGTTAGAAGCAGGTGTACCGAAAGGGGTTGTGCAATTATTGCCTGGTCGTGGTGAAACAGTAGGTTCAAAATTAACCTCTGACTCTCGTGTTAAAGGCATAATGTTTACAGGTTCTACGGAAGTAGCGCAAATTATCAATAAAACTATTGCTGGTCGTTTAGATGATCATGGACATACTATTCCATTGATTGCTGAAACGGGTGGTCAAAATGCTATGATTGTTGATTCTTCCGCACTAGCTGAACAAGTGGTGGTGGATATTGTAGCTTCTGCATTAGATAGTGCTGGACAACGTTGTTCTGCTTTAAGATTACTTTGTATTCAAGAGGATGTGGCTGATCGCACCATTGAAATGTTAAAAGGTGCGATGGATGAAAATCAATTAGGTAATCCAGAGTTATTGTCAGTAGATATTGGTCCTGTGATTGATGCTGATGCTAAAGCGATTATTGATAAGCATATTGAAACGATGCGTAATAAAGGTCGTACAGTTTATCAATCAGCTATCTATAGTAATGCCATCATTAAAAATGGTACTTTTGTAGTGCCTACTTTAATTGAGTTAGAAAGTATTACAGAGTTACAGCGCGAGGTGTTTGGACCTGTACTGCATGTTATTCGTTACAATCGTAAAGATTTAGATAAACTTCTAGAGCAAATTAATAAACTTAACTATGGTTTAACCATGGGTATTCATACACGTATTGATGAAACTATTGCTCAAGTAATTGATAAAGCACATGTCGGCAATATCTATGTAAACCGAAATATTGTTGGTGCGGTAGTAGGGGTACAACCATTTGGTGGTGAAGGTTTATCGGGTACAGGGCCTAAAGCAGGTGGTCCACTTTATATGTATCGTTTATTGGCAACCAAACCAGAAGATGCTGTTGTTAAGTCACTGACCCGTCGTGATGAAGACATTGCGCCTGAAGATATTGGTAAAGCTGGTCGTGAGGAAGTAATAAAAAGCTTCAAAACATGGGCAGATAAAAAAGAATACCTTGGTATTGGTAAACTAGTAGAAGATTTCTATCATCTTGCCCAATCAGGAACCTTACGTATATTACCAGGACCAACAGGAGAGCGTAACAGTTATGAGTTAATAGCAAGACAAGATATTCTGTGTTTGGCCAATACTGAACAAGACTTATTAGTACAATTAGCTGCTGTGTTATCAATAGGAGCAACAGCGTTATGGTCTGATGAATATGCTAAATTGCGTTCTCAACTGCCAGAAAAAATACAGCGACATGTGAAATTTATTGCAGATTGGAAAAAACCTGAAAGCCATTATGATGCAGTGCTATATCATGGTGATTGTGACCAATTAGCAGAAGTTTGCCGTATTGTAGCTAATCGTAAAGGTGCTATTGTTAGTGTGCATGGTTTAGCACAAGGTGAAACTAATATACCATTGGAACGCTTACTAATTGAACGTTCGATTAGTGTAAATACAGCCGCTGCTGGTGGTAATGCAAGCTTAATGACGATTAGTTAATAATTGTTAGAGATAAAAAAACCGTTATGTACTATTTCATAACGGTTTTTTATTACTTAAAAATATGTAATTGAATTTACTTAATACCATTTAACAAATTATGTTCAATAGTACCCATGGATGCACAAGAAAATTTCTCAGTATTATAAGGTTCTGTTGATGAAAATTTAATTTGTTCTTTTTCAACAGGTAACTCTGTGTTATCGGCTTGATTAGTAGATGTTGTGTTACGATTTAATATATAGTCTACATCAATAGTTACAGTACTAACTGCACCTGCTTCTGCCACTTTAGCAGTGATAGTGGCTTCAAGGTCTGTTGTTACTTTGGCGTCGTAATCTTGTCCATTTTTTTCATAAGTATACTCAGTAGATTCAGCATAATTATAAGCGTATTTTTTAGTTACTTTTTCCTTATTAACATAACTACTAGTCACTAAACCACAATCCACATAATTAGCAGGACGGTCTGTTTTAAAAGTAGCAATTATAGTACCTGTTGCTTTATCTGATGATTGAACAGAAAAAACATTATTAAATAATTGATTAAAAGTAGCAGTCCATGCCTTATCTTTAGGCATATTAATAAATTTTTCATTATTAATGGTTACTGGGTCTGGTTGTTTATGGACATAAGAAGTACAGCCAAATAAACTAATCATTATGAGTAAGCTTAAAATATTTTTTTGCATAATTGCATTGCCTAAGTTTATGTTTATGATTATCATACAAAAGTTTTAACCTATTATCCAATTGGATTAGGGTAATATTTCATATTATAGGATAAATTAACTAAAGGGAGTAATTAAAAAGGATTGATATAGCACAAGCAGTAGAGGTATGCATGGCAAATTTTGAAGTGGGAAATGTTGTACAATTAAGATCAGGCGGTCCAAAAATGACAGTAGTTGGTGAACCAAGGAAAGGAGTCTACACTACTGATTCAGAAGTGATCGTAATATGGTTTGATGATAAAGAAAATAAATTTAAATATGATACTTTTATCGCTGCCATTTTAGAAAGGGTATAGTAACTAGATTACCACTATACTTTTAAACCAAATTATCACATCATCTTTATAGATATTATCGTCAAAAGTTCTATAAATATTTAGGGGAAACAATAAGTTATTAGGTTAGAGCAGTGTGCAAGTTTAGCGCTTGGTGCTGCTCATTCACCTAAAACAGTATCCCACAAGACATATAACTTATCTTTTAATTGATAAAAAAAGCTATGAAATAATCCTTTTTGGCGACTTACCCTTACTACAGTAAATAAAATAGCCATAGTAATGTTCCATTATTAGATCAATGTCAATTTTAATGTTATAAACTTTATAAAAAGTTTTATTTTTCTTTTTAACATGCAAGACTTATCTATTCATATAATAACTACGATATACCTACAATAAATAATAACCATTATTATTTTGGTTGCATAAATACACGATTAGGAGAATCTAAATGATTAAATTGCGTAATGGTGAAACGCTTCCTTTAGAAATGCATAAAATAAAAGTTGTACAAAAAACCTATCTTCATCCTATACGGGAGCGGCTCAAAGCCATTACTGAAGCAAGCAACAATACTTTTTTATTGCCCACCCGAAATGT
Encoded proteins:
- a CDS encoding YodC family protein codes for the protein MANFEVGNVVQLRSGGPKMTVVGEPRKGVYTTDSEVIVIWFDDKENKFKYDTFIAAILERV
- the putA gene encoding trifunctional transcriptional regulator/proline dehydrogenase/L-glutamate gamma-semialdehyde dehydrogenase; the encoded protein is MASTTLGVKLDDAARQRLKDAAKRIDRTPHWLIKQAIFSYLEKIEQGASIDDLLGVQANAEIDELPNNNNPATVATQPFLEFAESIHPQSVLRASITAAYRRPEPEIIPLMLEQARFSQQDAQSVHKMAFDIANKLRNQKSAGGRSGLVQGLLQEFSLSSHEGVALMCLAEALLRIPDKQTRDALIRDKISKGNWHPHVGKSQSTFVNAATWGLLITGKLTATHNETKLTSSLNRIISKSGEPLIRKGVDMAMRMMGEQFVTGETIGEALANAGKYEAKGFRYSYDMLGEAALTKKDADNYYISYEQSIHAIGKASNGRGIYEGPGISIKLSALHPRYSRAQYDRVMEELYPQLLNLTLLAKQYDVGINIDAEEADRLELSLDLLEKLCFEPALAGWNGIGFVIQAYQKRCPYAIDYVIDLARRSRHRLMIRLVKGAYWDSEIKRAQLDGLEGYPVYTRKCYTDISYLACARKLLAVPEAIFPQFATHNAHTLAAIYHIAGNNYYPGQYEFQCLHGMGEPLYEQVVGKTADGKYNRPCRVYAPVGTHETLLAYLVRRLLENGANTSFVNRVADQSISINELIEDPVETIEKLADHEGQMGLPHPRIPLPVELYGEGRANSRGIDLSNENRLASLSSALLNSATEEWVAAPMLGEDVTLGNAQPVTNPANHNDIVGKVYEASEQDVAVALSCAVATAPIWQSTPPQERAAILERVADQYEFEMQTLIGVIVREAGKTYSNAIAEIREAVDFLRYYAEQARNDFANESHRPLGPVVCISPWNFPMAIFTGQVAAALAAGNTVIAKPAEQTPLIAAQAIRIMLEAGVPKGVVQLLPGRGETVGSKLTSDSRVKGIMFTGSTEVAQIINKTIAGRLDDHGHTIPLIAETGGQNAMIVDSSALAEQVVVDIVASALDSAGQRCSALRLLCIQEDVADRTIEMLKGAMDENQLGNPELLSVDIGPVIDADAKAIIDKHIETMRNKGRTVYQSAIYSNAIIKNGTFVVPTLIELESITELQREVFGPVLHVIRYNRKDLDKLLEQINKLNYGLTMGIHTRIDETIAQVIDKAHVGNIYVNRNIVGAVVGVQPFGGEGLSGTGPKAGGPLYMYRLLATKPEDAVVKSLTRRDEDIAPEDIGKAGREEVIKSFKTWADKKEYLGIGKLVEDFYHLAQSGTLRILPGPTGERNSYELIARQDILCLANTEQDLLVQLAAVLSIGATALWSDEYAKLRSQLPEKIQRHVKFIADWKKPESHYDAVLYHGDCDQLAEVCRIVANRKGAIVSVHGLAQGETNIPLERLLIERSISVNTAAAGGNASLMTIS